A single Macaca fascicularis isolate 582-1 chromosome 13, T2T-MFA8v1.1 DNA region contains:
- the SERTAD2 gene encoding SERTA domain-containing protein 2 has product MLGKGGKRKFDEHEDGLEGKIVSPCDGPSKVSYTLQRQTIFNISLMKLYNHRPLTEPSLQKTVLINNMLRRIQEELKQEGSLRPMFTPSSQPTTEPSDSYREGPPAFSHLAPPSSHPCDLGSTTPLEACLTPASLLEDDDDTFCTSQAMQPTAPTKLSPPTLSPEKDSFSSALDEIEELCPTSTSTEAAAAATDSVKGTSSEAGAQKPDGPQESRADDSKLMDSLPGNFEITTSTGFLTDLTLDDILFADIDTSMYDFDPCTSSSGTASKMAPVSADDLLKTLAPYSSQPVAPSQPFKMDLTELDHIMEVLVGS; this is encoded by the coding sequence ATGTTGGGTAAAGGAGGAAAACGGAAGTTTGATGAGCATGAAGATGGGCTGGAAGGCAAAATCGTGTCTCCCTGTGACGGTCCATCCAAGGTGTCTTACACCTTACAGCGTCAGACTATCTTCAACATTTCCCTTATGAAACTCTATAACCACAGGCCCCTGACAGAGCCCAGCTTGCAAAAGACCGTTTTAATTAACAACATGTTGAGGCGGATCCAGGAGGAACTCAAACAGGAAGGCAGCCTGAGGCCCATGTTcaccccctcctcccagcccaccaCCGAGCCCAGTGACAGCTACCGAGAGGGCCCGCCGGCCTTCAGCCACCTGGCGCCcccatcctcccacccctgcGACCTCGGAAGCACTACGCCCCTGGAGGCCTGCCTCACCCCAGCCTCGCTGCTCGAGGACGACGATGACACATTTTGCACCTCCCAGGCCATGCAGCCCACGGCTCCCACCAAACTGTCACCTCCAACCCTCTCGCCAGAAAAGGACAGTTTCTCCTCTGCCTTGGACGAGATCGAGGAGCTCTGTCCCACATCTACCTCCACAGAGGCGGCCGCGGCTGCGACGGACAGCGTGAAAGGGACCTCCAGCGAGGCTGGTGCCCAGAAACCCGACGGTCCTCAAGAGAGCCGCGCAGATGACTCAAAACTGATGGACTCTCTGCCTGGGAATTTTGAAATAACGACGTCCACGGGTTTCCTCACAGACTTGACCCTGGATGACATCCTGTTTGCTGACATTGATACGTCCATGTATGATTTTGACCCCTGCACTTCCTCATCAGGGACAGCCTCAAAAATGGCCCCTGTGTCTGCCGACGACCTCCTCAAAACTCTGGCTCCTTACAGCAGTCAGCCTGTCGCCCCAAGTCAGCCTTTCAAAATGGACCTCACAGAGCTGGACCACATCATGGAGGTGCTTGTCGGGTCCTAA